A section of the Citrobacter farmeri genome encodes:
- the nrdG gene encoding anaerobic ribonucleoside-triphosphate reductase-activating protein — MNYHQYYPVDIVNGPGTRCTLFVSGCVHECPGCYNKSTWRLNSGQPFTKAMEDQIINDLNDTRIHRQGISLSGGDPLHPQNVPDILKLVQRIRAECAGKDIWVWTGYKLDELNAAQMQVVDLINVLVDGKYVQDLKDPALIWRGSSNQVVHHLR; from the coding sequence ATGAATTATCATCAGTATTATCCTGTCGACATCGTCAACGGCCCCGGTACTCGCTGCACCCTGTTTGTTTCAGGGTGCGTGCACGAATGCCCTGGCTGCTACAACAAAAGCACCTGGCGACTGAACTCGGGCCAGCCGTTCACAAAAGCGATGGAAGACCAGATCATTAACGATCTGAACGATACGCGGATCCATCGTCAGGGGATCTCCCTCTCCGGCGGCGATCCGCTCCATCCGCAGAACGTACCGGACATTCTGAAACTGGTGCAACGCATTCGCGCTGAATGCGCGGGCAAAGATATCTGGGTGTGGACCGGCTATAAGCTGGATGAACTCAATGCCGCACAAATGCAGGTTGTGGATCTCATCAATGTGCTTGTCGACGGTAAGTATGTGCAGGACCTGAAAGACCCGGCGCTGATCTGGCGCGGCAGCAGCAACCAGGTTGTGCACCATTTGCGGTAA
- the treC gene encoding alpha,alpha-phosphotrehalase, whose product MNTLPHWWQNGVIYQIYPRSFQDTTGSGTGDLRGVTQRLDYLHKLGVDAIWLTPFYISPQVDNGYDVANYTAIDPAYGTLDDFDELVAQAKARGIRIILDMVFNHTSTQHAWFREALDKDSPYREFYIWRDGAPDTLPNNWRSKFGGNAWQWHAQSEQYYLHLFAPEQADLNWENPAVRAELKKVCEFWADRGVDGLRLDVVNLISKDQRFPNDLDGDGRRFYTDGPRAHEFLHEMNRDVFTPRKLMTVGEMSSTTLEHCQRYAALDGSELSMTFNFHHLKVDYPDGEKWTLAKPDFVALKTLFRHWQQGMHNVAWNALFWCNHDQPRIVSRFGDEGEYRVPAAKMLAMVLHGMQGTPYIYQGEEIGMTNPHFTRITDYRDVESHNMFAELRAEGRDASELLAILASKSRDNSRTPMQWDNRKNAGFSQGEPWIPLCDNYTDINVENALGDNASVFYTYQRLIALRKSEPVLTWGDYQDLLPDSPNLWCYRREWQGQTLLVIANLSGECQAWLPESCRGNWQVLMHNYDEVSPRPTAMTLRPFEAIWWLQK is encoded by the coding sequence ATGAATACCCTTCCCCACTGGTGGCAAAACGGCGTTATCTACCAGATTTATCCCAGGAGCTTTCAGGATACGACCGGCAGCGGCACCGGTGATTTACGCGGCGTGACTCAACGCCTCGACTATCTGCATAAACTGGGCGTGGATGCCATCTGGCTGACACCGTTCTATATCTCGCCGCAGGTGGATAATGGTTACGATGTTGCCAACTACACGGCAATCGATCCCGCCTACGGTACGCTGGATGACTTCGACGAACTGGTCGCCCAGGCAAAAGCTCGCGGTATCCGCATTATTCTCGATATGGTGTTTAATCACACCTCCACGCAGCACGCCTGGTTTCGTGAAGCGCTCGATAAAGACAGCCCGTATCGCGAATTTTACATCTGGCGCGACGGCGCGCCCGATACGCTGCCCAACAACTGGCGTTCCAAATTTGGCGGCAACGCCTGGCAATGGCATGCACAGAGCGAACAGTATTATCTGCATCTGTTCGCCCCGGAACAGGCGGACCTGAACTGGGAAAACCCCGCCGTTCGCGCCGAGCTGAAAAAAGTCTGCGAATTCTGGGCCGATCGCGGCGTGGATGGCCTGCGCCTGGACGTCGTCAATCTGATCTCCAAAGATCAGCGCTTCCCCAATGACCTTGACGGCGACGGTCGCCGTTTTTATACCGATGGGCCACGGGCGCATGAATTTCTGCACGAGATGAACCGTGACGTCTTTACGCCGCGCAAGCTAATGACGGTCGGTGAGATGTCCTCCACCACGCTGGAACACTGCCAGCGCTACGCCGCGCTGGACGGCAGCGAACTGTCGATGACCTTCAATTTTCATCACCTGAAGGTCGATTATCCTGACGGAGAGAAATGGACGCTGGCAAAGCCCGATTTTGTCGCGCTGAAAACCCTGTTCCGCCACTGGCAGCAAGGGATGCACAACGTTGCGTGGAATGCGCTGTTCTGGTGTAACCACGATCAGCCGCGTATCGTGTCGCGCTTTGGCGATGAAGGTGAATATCGGGTGCCGGCAGCGAAAATGCTGGCGATGGTGCTGCACGGCATGCAGGGGACGCCGTACATCTACCAGGGTGAAGAGATCGGCATGACCAACCCGCACTTCACCCGGATCACCGACTACCGTGATGTGGAAAGCCATAACATGTTCGCTGAGCTACGGGCTGAGGGGCGCGATGCCAGTGAACTGCTGGCAATCCTGGCCAGTAAATCCCGCGACAACAGTCGTACGCCGATGCAATGGGATAACCGCAAGAACGCAGGTTTCAGCCAGGGCGAACCGTGGATCCCCCTGTGTGATAACTACACGGACATCAACGTGGAGAACGCGCTCGGTGACAACGCATCGGTGTTTTACACCTATCAGCGGCTGATCGCGCTACGCAAATCAGAACCGGTACTCACCTGGGGCGACTATCAGGATCTGTTGCCAGACAGCCCGAATCTCTGGTGCTATCGCCGCGAATGGCAGGGGCAAACGCTGCTGGTCATTGCCAACCTGAGCGGCGAATGTCAGGCCTGGCTGCCGGAATCGTGCCGTGGTAACTGGCAGGTACTGATGCACAACTATGATGAAGTTTCTCCGCGACCAACAGCAATGACGCTGCGGCCTTTCGAAGCCATCTGGTGGCTACAAAAGTAA
- the treB gene encoding PTS trehalose transporter subunit IIBC — protein MSKVKQADIDRLIELVGGRENIATVSHCITRLRFVLNQPANARPKEIEELPMVKGCFTNAGQFQVVIGTDVGDYYKALLATTGQAHADKEQAKKAARQNMKWHEQLISHFAEIFFPLLPALISGGLILGFRNVIGDLPMSNGQTLAQMYPALKTIYDFLWLIGEAIFFYLPVGICWSAVKKMGGTPILGIVLGVTLVSPQLMNAYLLGQQVPDVWNFGLFTIAKVGYQAQVIPALLAGLALGVIETRLKRIVPDYLYLVVVPVCSLILAVFLAHALIGPFGRMIGDGVAFAVRHLMTGSFAPIGAALFGFLYAPLVITGVHQTTLAIDMQMIQSMGGTPVWPLIALSNIAQASAVVGIIIASRKQNEREISVPAAISAYLGVTEPAMYGINLKYRFPMLCAMVGSGLAGLLCGLYGVMANGIGVGGLPGILSIQPTYWQVYAVAMAIAIVIPIVLTSVVYQRKYRQGTLQIV, from the coding sequence ATGAGCAAAGTTAAACAAGCGGATATTGATCGGCTGATAGAGTTGGTAGGCGGGCGAGAGAATATTGCCACAGTGAGTCACTGTATTACGCGCCTGCGCTTTGTACTGAATCAGCCAGCCAACGCCAGACCGAAAGAAATCGAAGAATTACCGATGGTCAAAGGCTGTTTTACCAACGCCGGTCAGTTCCAGGTGGTGATTGGCACCGACGTTGGCGACTATTACAAGGCGCTGCTGGCGACAACCGGACAGGCGCATGCCGATAAAGAGCAGGCGAAAAAAGCGGCTCGCCAGAACATGAAATGGCATGAGCAACTGATCTCCCACTTCGCGGAAATCTTCTTCCCGCTGCTGCCGGCGCTGATTAGCGGGGGCCTGATTTTAGGTTTTCGTAACGTCATTGGCGACCTGCCGATGAGCAACGGGCAGACGCTGGCGCAGATGTATCCGGCGCTGAAAACGATTTATGACTTCCTGTGGTTGATTGGCGAAGCCATCTTCTTCTACCTGCCAGTGGGTATCTGCTGGTCGGCGGTGAAAAAAATGGGCGGCACGCCGATCCTCGGCATCGTGCTTGGCGTCACGCTGGTATCGCCACAGTTAATGAACGCTTATCTGCTGGGGCAACAGGTACCGGACGTGTGGAACTTTGGCCTGTTCACCATCGCGAAAGTGGGTTATCAGGCACAGGTCATTCCGGCACTGCTGGCCGGTCTGGCGCTGGGGGTGATTGAAACGCGCCTGAAGCGCATCGTGCCGGATTATCTGTACCTCGTGGTGGTGCCAGTGTGTTCGCTGATCCTCGCCGTATTCCTCGCCCATGCGCTGATCGGTCCGTTTGGCCGCATGATTGGCGACGGCGTGGCGTTTGCGGTTCGCCATCTGATGACCGGCAGTTTCGCCCCGATTGGCGCTGCGCTATTCGGCTTCCTGTATGCCCCGCTGGTGATTACCGGTGTGCATCAGACCACGCTCGCCATCGATATGCAGATGATCCAGAGCATGGGGGGAACCCCGGTATGGCCGCTGATTGCCCTTTCCAACATCGCACAGGCGTCCGCTGTGGTGGGCATTATTATCGCCAGCCGTAAACAGAACGAACGCGAGATTTCCGTTCCTGCCGCAATCTCCGCCTATCTGGGGGTCACTGAGCCGGCAATGTACGGTATCAACCTGAAATACCGCTTCCCGATGCTCTGCGCGATGGTTGGTTCCGGCCTTGCCGGGCTGCTCTGCGGCCTGTACGGGGTGATGGCGAACGGCATCGGTGTCGGCGGCTTGCCGGGTATTCTCTCCATCCAACCGACTTACTGGCAGGTGTATGCCGTCGCGATGGCGATCGCCATTGTCATCCCGATCGTGCTGACCTCCGTGGTCTACCAGCGTAAATACCGCCAGGGCACGTTGCAGATTGTTTGA
- the nrdD gene encoding anaerobic ribonucleoside-triphosphate reductase, translated as MTPHVMKRDGCKVPFKSERIKEAILRAAKAAGVDDADYCATVAEVVSSQMDARSQVDINEIQTAVENQLMSGPYKQLARAYIEYRHDRDIQREKRGRLNQEIRGLVEQTNSALLNENANKDSKVIPTQRDLLAGIVAKHYARQHLLPRDVVQAHERGDIHYHDLDYSPFFPMFNCMLIDLKGMLTQGFKMGNAEIEPPKSISTATAVTAQIIAQVASHIYGGTTINRIDEVLAPFVTASFKKHRKTAEEWQIPDADGYAHSRTEKECYDAFQSLEYEVNTLHTANGQTPFVTFGFGLGTSWESRLIQQSILRNRIAGLGKNRKTAVFPKLVFAIRDGLNHKFGDPNYDIKQLALECASKRMYPDILNYDQVVKVTGSFKTPMGCRSFLGVWENEKGEQVHDGRNNLGVISLNLPRIALEAGGDEPTFWKLLDDRLILARKALMTRIARLEGVKARVAPILYMEGACGVRLKADDDIAEIFKNGRASISLGYIGIHETINALFGDTHLYDSEVLRAKAVAIVEHLRKAVDKWKEETGYGFSLYSTPSENLCDRFCRLDTAEFGVVPGVTDKGYYTNSFHLDVEKKVNPYDKIDFEAPYPPLASGGFICYGEYPNIQHNLKALEDVWDYSYQHVPYYGTNTPIDECYECGFTGEFECTSKGFTCPKCGNHDAARVSVTRRVCGYLGSPDARPFNAGKQEEVKRRVKHLGNGQIG; from the coding sequence ATGACACCGCATGTGATGAAGCGAGATGGCTGTAAAGTGCCGTTTAAATCAGAGCGCATCAAAGAAGCCATTCTGCGTGCAGCTAAAGCAGCGGGAGTCGATGACGCAGATTACTGCGCCACCGTCGCAGAAGTCGTAAGCAGCCAGATGGACGCGCGTAGCCAGGTCGATATTAATGAGATCCAGACTGCGGTTGAGAACCAACTGATGTCGGGTCCTTACAAGCAACTGGCGCGCGCCTACATTGAATATCGTCATGACCGCGATATTCAGCGTGAGAAACGCGGTCGCCTGAACCAGGAAATTCGCGGCCTGGTGGAGCAGACCAACTCGGCGTTGCTCAATGAAAACGCCAACAAAGACAGTAAAGTCATCCCGACCCAGCGCGACCTGCTGGCCGGTATCGTGGCCAAACACTATGCGCGTCAGCATCTGCTGCCCCGTGATGTCGTACAGGCGCATGAGCGCGGTGATATTCACTATCACGATCTCGACTATTCCCCGTTCTTCCCGATGTTCAACTGCATGCTGATCGATCTGAAAGGGATGCTGACACAGGGCTTCAAGATGGGTAACGCGGAGATCGAGCCGCCAAAATCGATCTCCACCGCCACCGCTGTGACCGCGCAAATCATCGCCCAGGTCGCCAGCCATATTTACGGCGGCACCACCATTAACCGTATTGATGAAGTACTGGCGCCGTTCGTGACCGCCAGTTTCAAAAAGCACCGCAAAACGGCGGAGGAGTGGCAAATTCCGGACGCCGACGGCTATGCGCATTCCCGTACCGAGAAAGAGTGCTACGACGCATTCCAGTCTCTGGAGTATGAGGTCAATACGCTGCATACCGCCAACGGCCAGACGCCGTTCGTCACCTTTGGTTTCGGCCTGGGCACCAGTTGGGAATCGCGCCTGATTCAGCAGTCCATCCTGCGTAACCGTATCGCTGGGCTGGGCAAAAATCGCAAAACCGCCGTGTTCCCGAAACTGGTGTTTGCGATCCGCGACGGCCTGAACCACAAATTTGGCGATCCGAACTACGACATCAAACAGCTGGCGCTGGAATGTGCCAGCAAGCGCATGTATCCGGACATCCTGAACTACGATCAGGTCGTGAAAGTCACCGGTTCGTTCAAAACCCCGATGGGCTGCCGCAGCTTCCTCGGCGTGTGGGAAAACGAAAAGGGCGAACAGGTTCACGATGGGCGTAATAACCTCGGTGTGATCAGTCTTAACCTGCCGCGTATCGCACTGGAAGCGGGCGGTGATGAGCCAACGTTCTGGAAGTTGCTGGACGATCGTCTGATACTGGCGCGTAAAGCGCTGATGACCCGAATTGCCCGTCTGGAAGGCGTTAAAGCGCGCGTCGCACCGATCCTGTATATGGAAGGGGCCTGCGGCGTACGTCTGAAAGCCGATGATGACATTGCGGAAATTTTCAAAAACGGTCGCGCGTCAATTTCGCTAGGCTACATCGGTATCCACGAAACCATCAACGCCCTGTTTGGTGATACGCATCTGTATGACAGTGAAGTACTGCGCGCGAAAGCTGTCGCCATTGTTGAGCATCTGCGTAAGGCCGTCGATAAGTGGAAAGAAGAGACCGGTTACGGCTTCAGCCTGTACAGCACGCCGAGTGAAAACCTGTGTGACCGTTTCTGCCGTCTGGATACCGCCGAGTTTGGCGTTGTGCCGGGCGTCACCGATAAAGGCTACTACACCAACAGTTTCCACCTCGACGTAGAGAAGAAGGTAAACCCGTACGACAAAATCGATTTCGAAGCGCCTTACCCGCCGCTGGCGAGCGGTGGCTTCATTTGCTACGGCGAGTACCCGAACATCCAGCACAACCTGAAAGCGCTGGAAGACGTCTGGGACTACAGCTATCAGCATGTGCCGTATTACGGCACCAATACGCCAATTGATGAGTGCTACGAGTGTGGCTTTACCGGTGAGTTCGAATGCACCAGCAAAGGCTTCACCTGTCCGAAGTGCGGTAACCACGATGCGGCACGCGTGTCGGTGACCCGCCGCGTATGTGGTTATTTAGGCAGCCCGGACGCGCGTCCGTTTAACGCTGGTAAACAGGAAGAAGTGAAGCGTCGCGTTAAGCATTTAGGGAATGGGCAGATCGGGTAA
- a CDS encoding BglG family transcription antiterminator encodes MRFPNQRLAQLFTMLQNETLPQDELAQRLSVSTRTVRADITALNALLTQHGAQFILSRGNGYQLRIDDPASYQSLQSQQPSALRIPRTSQERVHYLMVRFLTSAFSLKLEDLADEWFVSRATLQNDMAEVREWLQRYHLTLETRPRHGMKLFGSEMAIRACLTDLLWTLAQQDPANPLVTEEALYAGVPSQLQPLLEEIFNRFHIRLTDEGELFLRLYCAVAVRRISEGYPLSEFTTEEVEENVCLAAREIAAVVQHLANHPLSVSEENWLKVHIAARQVQEIAPSAINADDEEALVNYILRFINSQYNYNLLNDKQLHADLLTHIKTMITRVRYQIMIPNPLLENIKQHYPMAWDMTLAAVSSWGKYTPYAISENEIGFLVLHIGVGLERSYNIGYQRQPKVLLVCDAGNAMVRMIEAVLARKYPQIEIVHTLTLRDYEQRESIAEDFVIATARIGEKDKPVVQIAPFPTDYQLEQIGKLVLVDRTRPWMLNKYFDAAHFRIIDGEMDQQTLFKTLCDQLQREGFVDAEFLDSVVEREAIVSTMLGDSIALPHALGLLAKKTVVYTVLAPQGIAWGDETAHVIFLLAISKSEYEEAMAIYDIFVTFLRERAMTRLCGSQNFAEFKAVAMECVSRF; translated from the coding sequence GTGCGATTCCCCAACCAACGTTTGGCGCAACTGTTTACTATGTTGCAAAACGAGACGCTGCCACAGGATGAGCTGGCGCAGCGGTTGTCGGTTTCCACACGTACTGTTCGTGCCGATATTACTGCGCTCAACGCCCTGCTGACTCAGCACGGCGCGCAGTTTATCCTCAGCCGGGGCAACGGTTATCAGCTCAGGATCGATGACCCGGCAAGCTATCAGTCCCTGCAATCGCAGCAGCCCAGCGCGCTGCGAATCCCGCGAACCAGTCAGGAACGCGTGCACTATCTGATGGTGCGCTTTCTGACATCCGCTTTTTCTCTCAAACTCGAAGATTTAGCTGATGAATGGTTTGTTAGTCGGGCGACGTTACAAAACGACATGGCGGAAGTGCGTGAATGGCTGCAACGCTATCATCTGACGCTGGAAACGCGCCCGCGACACGGCATGAAACTGTTCGGCAGCGAGATGGCGATCCGCGCCTGCCTGACCGATCTTCTCTGGACGCTGGCGCAGCAGGATCCTGCTAATCCGCTGGTGACCGAAGAGGCGCTGTATGCCGGCGTGCCGTCACAGCTTCAGCCTCTCCTTGAGGAGATCTTCAACCGCTTCCATATTCGCCTTACCGACGAAGGCGAGCTGTTTTTGCGCCTGTACTGCGCGGTCGCGGTACGCCGCATCAGCGAAGGGTATCCGCTGTCGGAGTTCACTACCGAAGAGGTGGAAGAGAACGTGTGCCTGGCGGCGCGTGAGATTGCCGCTGTGGTGCAGCATCTGGCAAATCATCCGCTCTCGGTGTCAGAAGAGAACTGGCTGAAAGTGCATATCGCGGCGCGACAGGTGCAGGAGATTGCTCCCAGCGCAATCAATGCCGATGACGAGGAAGCGCTGGTCAATTACATCCTGCGGTTTATCAATAGCCAGTACAACTATAACCTATTGAATGATAAGCAGCTTCACGCGGATCTGCTCACTCACATCAAAACGATGATCACCAGGGTGCGCTATCAGATCATGATCCCGAACCCGCTGCTGGAGAACATTAAGCAGCACTATCCAATGGCATGGGATATGACCCTGGCGGCGGTTTCCAGTTGGGGTAAATACACCCCTTACGCCATCAGCGAAAACGAGATCGGCTTTCTGGTATTGCACATTGGCGTTGGGCTTGAGCGTAGTTACAACATCGGTTACCAACGGCAGCCAAAAGTCCTGCTGGTCTGCGACGCGGGAAATGCGATGGTACGGATGATTGAAGCGGTACTGGCGCGCAAATATCCGCAGATTGAAATTGTGCATACGCTGACGCTGCGCGATTACGAACAGCGCGAGAGCATCGCGGAAGACTTTGTGATCGCCACTGCGCGGATCGGTGAGAAGGACAAGCCGGTCGTGCAGATCGCCCCGTTCCCTACGGACTATCAACTGGAACAGATCGGTAAGCTGGTGCTGGTGGACAGAACCCGTCCGTGGATGCTGAACAAATATTTCGATGCCGCGCATTTTCGTATTATCGACGGTGAGATGGACCAGCAGACGCTGTTTAAAACCTTGTGCGATCAGTTGCAGCGTGAAGGGTTTGTCGATGCGGAATTCCTCGACTCGGTCGTTGAGCGTGAGGCGATCGTCAGCACAATGCTCGGAGACAGTATTGCGCTACCACACGCCCTCGGACTGCTGGCGAAAAAAACGGTGGTCTATACGGTGCTCGCCCCGCAGGGCATTGCCTGGGGGGATGAAACCGCGCACGTGATTTTTTTACTCGCCATCAGTAAAAGCGAGTACGAAGAGGCCATGGCCATCTACGATATCTTCGTCACGTTCCTGCGCGAACGTGCCATGACGCGACTGTGCGGCAGCCAGAACTTCGCTGAGTTTAAAGCGGTAGCGATGGAGTGTGTGAGCCGTTTTTGA